In Artemia franciscana chromosome 4, ASM3288406v1, whole genome shotgun sequence, a single window of DNA contains:
- the LOC136026480 gene encoding lysine--tRNA ligase-like: MVKSIHGTCKINYQPEGPDGPTEEIDFTPPFKRMSMFPELEKRLQVKLPHPSTLDTLEAVEILDRLCANHQVECQPPRTATRLLDKLVGHFLEEECINPTFIMDHPQIMSPLAKNHRSEKGLTERFELFVCKKEICNAYTELNHPFIQRERFNQQAKDKAAGDDEAQMVDENFCTALEYGLPPTGGWGMGIDRVAMFLTNSNNIKEVLFFPVMKPEDNKPKEQAQENGQL; this comes from the exons ATGGTCAAAAGCATTCACGGAACATGTAAAATCAATTACCAGCCAGAAGGTCCAGATGGCCCAACTGAAGAAATTGATTTTACTCCGCCATTTAAGCGAATGAGTATGTTTCCGGAATTGGAAAAGCGACTTCAAGTGAAACTGCCACATCCCAGCACTTTGGATACCCTTGAAGCTGTGGAAATTTTAGATCGACTTTGTGCAAACCATCAAGTAGAATGTCAACCTCCGCGAACTGCCACACGATTGCTAGATAAG CTCGTTGGTCACTTTTTAGAAGAGGAATGTATAAACCCAACATTCATCATGGACCATCCCCAAATTATGAGCCCACTAGCAAAGAATCATAGATCTGAAAAAGGCTTAACTGAACGATTTGAGCTTTTTGTTTGCAAGAAGGAAATTTGTAACGCTTACACGGAATTAAATCATCCTTTCATACAACGAGAAAGATTTAATCAGCAGGCTAAG GACAAAGCTGCTGGAGACGATGAAGCGCAAATGGTAGATGAGAATTTCTGTACTGCCTTGGAATATGGCCTCCCCCCAACTGGTGGCTGGGGTATGGGTATTGACAGGGTTGCCATGTTCCTAACGAACTCAAATAATATTAAG gaAGTGTTGTTTTTCCCTGTCATGAAGCCCGAAGATAATAAACCAAAGGAACAAGCTCAAGAGAACGGCCAactatag